A window of the Dictyostelium discoideum AX4 chromosome 4 chromosome, whole genome shotgun sequence genome harbors these coding sequences:
- the roco8 gene encoding DEP domain-containing protein (Similar to LRR), with amino-acid sequence MFDYNQLNKLKDKIQSSDGLQIKDRTYLYKTYRSVFVGYECVDWIFGNCPDIKTREDAIKLGQTLFDAGIICNVTSGADPIFKDDYIFYQFDNNKNNNNINNNNNNATSTATTATAPITPVSTKIGSIGKSSSKSSTAVDKMNNNNNNNNNNNNNNNNNNNNNSNNSNSNNNSSRRTSSVPPPVLVTASLSSSTSSSSSSTTSTSSSLASTNTNSNSTYNSNSFNKKHHRYSINELSKVVLEDLNTVTLVKDELIQLSQELMNGDKGLKLQKKKKGAAGTTISCFSGSQLIDWLVKKLEVTRKESIQIASALMHLNIFIEVGTIFNSSNNNNNNNNGGGGVMSSTLSTTIPSSISLQQLSNQSQSNSNSSSSSSILNLSFTAPISISSTTATMSSSLSLSTTAATTTTTTTSSSLLNNSSSGSGFLVPTLPASVLNSSSNSNNQLYSSSPLSLSTSSIPAFDNRIVEDCGNVFYEFLTKPEAIINHVAMRRLDDLCLTHKCISIIPTTIINTSKFLRIIDLSFNQLSESNQLESIATLYNLESCNLSHNQLSTLPSSFSRLELLTKLILSHNCFQVIPNVVFQLSNLEELSLAANQLSSISESIGSLKSLEKLDLSFNKQINKIPKELGLLVRLKSLNVLGSNKINELPSFLSTLPLLEQLDFSRDIIKSPPKEITSKGFTHIIGYLKDLFEGTETLSHIKLMVLGSEKTGRSSLVKALTKSQTKSLSRQSANFLKKVTSSEVSLNDPIEIIQLKLDLPPEQQNGIMTSSSNLNLSTGTLPPPTQLSSSTSELKPQRKDSFGSSMTTPEKKRPTKRNVKLMIYDFRMPSIDVYYHTHQFFLSERAFYLVTYDINKDLSHSGLEFWVESIKKKAPNAPIYIVATHIDTFNQYGGDILVPLNEIDQYLTQRSLEVTGVIGVSSTTLRNIDLLKNEIIQTLLNQSNNNNNNNNNNNYNNNKQSNSISTTNWLNERIPSIYITLETNLQEEAKKRPIVTWDEYQNIAKLSNFTTSSYEKLVRATNTLNRWGSIIWFEDSKSSLKDFVILDPQWFSDCFYKLLLAKHSFINSDGILLLSNLKNIWKPNIVPEQFHIKLLKLLERYQILYTLKNNSNLQQLQQQQQQQKSFGNLSKENSLNSMSYSIESRSSSSPLPTVVTLSAEISSSPSLSLSNSSQSVFTNPNNNNNNKSEQQQQQQQQQQQPQPISTSPKLLRNSLKNLKSIENNSSSLSNNSILNSNSNSSGNLLQNGSYISFNRIIIPCLLPNGKPSHLASLWDTWSGEDEHQIGRYYQFRNISAKNCFERVMVRFLYMMEPIVYWSTGILFRKTQTYRENIKDSMSSCGTLVEFDTVTQQLQIRVRGHEFDACAKLFQIVLENVDTILKDYQINQSQTYIPCSCSCECRDLPHLFPIDLIEETFGKGESHTKCPITMKLVSLCKISPDITLSSVSSNKKVSKEDLIYQEEIGVGGFSRVYKGIYKNNTVAIKQFNFERMDLIDSTSFNNLNSLTISPSNSSLSISLSSSTSSLSPPIVNNNNNNNNLNNNLNNLNNNNKLYIQQQQQTQQNQQQQQQQQQQQQQQQQQQQQQQQQQQQQQQQQQQQNQQQPKILQRNLSTSSLSSNSSQGEDSMNQISSGKLNAINEFRREVWLMSGLSHSNIVLMKGFCFEPYAIVMEYMDIGSLSSFLKKKKEDGQVLDWQMLLKIVTDIASGMAFLHNITPPLVHRDLKSPNILLASHPTNPNEISAKVSDFGLSRSIVQNFSSKVVDNPTWQSPEVLKGMEYNEKSDIYSFGMILWECYHLELPFDEFDFKFMSTLEDNILSGLRPSINQNCNRMYSSLITKCWNADPNLRPSFNSILKTLNEIKDSTINSK; translated from the exons atgTTTGATTATAACCagttaaataaattgaaagaTAAAATTCAATCAAGTGATGGACTTCAAATTAAAGATAGAacttatttatataaaacatACAGATCAGTTTTTGTTGGTTATGAATGCGTTGATTGGATTTTTGGAAATTGTCCAGATATAAAAACAAGAGAAGATGCAATTAAATTAGGTCAAACTTTATTTGATGCA ggtattatttgtaatgtTACATCTGGTGCAGATCCAATATTTAAAGatgattatatattttatcaatttgataataataaaaataataataatataaataataataataataatgcaacatcaacagcaacaacagcaacagcaccTATAACCCCAGTATCTACTAAAATTGGTAGTATTGGTAAATCAAGCAGTAAATCATCAACTGCTGTtgataaaatgaataataataataataataataataataataataataataataataataataataataataatagtaataatagtaatagtaataataatagtagtagacGTACATCATCAGTACCTCCACCAGTATTAGTAACAGCATCATTATcgtcatcaacatcatcatcatcatcgtcaacaacatcaacatcatcatcattagcatcaacaaatacaaattcaaattcaacatataatagtaatagttttaataaaaaacatcaTAGATATAGTAtaaatgaattatcaaaAGTAGTATTAGAAGATTTAAATACAGTGACATTAGTTAAAgatgaattaattcaattgagTCAAGAATTAATGAATGGAGATAAAggtttaaaattacaaaaaaagaaaaaaggaGCAGCTGGTACAACAATTTCTTGTTTTTCAGGTTcacaattaattgattggCTAGTAAAGAAATTAGAAGTCACAAGAAAAGAATCAATTCAAATAGCTTCTGCATTAAtgcatttaaatattttcattgaaGTTGGTACAATCtttaattcttcaaataataataataataataataatggtggtggtggtgttatGTCTTCAACACTTTCAACTACAATACCTTCTTCAATATCATTACAACAGTTAAGTAATCAATCACaatcaaatagtaatagtagtagtagtagtagcattttaaatttaagtTTTACAGCaccaatatcaatatcatcaacaacagcaacaatgtcatcatcattatcattatcaacaacagcagcaacaacaacaacaacaacaacatcatcatcattattaaataatagtagtagtggtagtggatTTTTAGTACCAACATTACCAGCATCAGTTttaaatagtagtagtaatagtaataatcaattatattcatcatcaccattatcattatcaacatcatctATACCAGCATTTGATAATAGAATTGTTGAAGATTGTGGTAATGTTTTTTATGAATTTTTAACAAAACCAGAAGCAATTATTAATCATGTTGCAATGAGGAGATTGGATGATTTATGTTTAACTCATAAATGTATTTCAATTATACCGACAACCATTATCAATACTAGTAAATTTTTACgtattattgatttatcattCAATCAATTATCAGAGAGTAATCAATTGGAATCAATTGCAACACTTTATAATTTAGAATCATGTAATCTATCACATAATCAACTATCGACATTACCAAGTAGTTTTTCAAGATTGGAGCTCCTAACTAAGCTAATACTATCTCATAATTGCTTTCAAGTTATACCAAATGTAGTCtttcaattatcaaatttagaaGAGTTATCATTGGCTGCCAATCAGTTATCATCAATATCGGAATCGATTGGGTCTTTGAAAAGTTTAGAGAAATTGGATTTATCATTCAATAAACAGATTAATAAAATTCCAAAAGAGTTGGGATTATTGGTTAGATTGAAATCTTTGAATGTTTTAGGgtcaaataaaatcaatgagTTACCTTCATTCCTTTCAACGCTACCATTATTAGAACAATTGGATTTCTCTCGtgatataattaaatcacCACCAAAAGAAATCACATCAAAAGGGTTCACTCATATAATTGGTTATCTTAAAGATTTATTCGAAGGTACTGAAACACTTTCACATATAAAACTAATGGTGTTGGGTAGTGAAAAAACTGGTCGTTCATCATTGGTAAAAGCATTAACAAAATCTCAAACTAAATCATTATCTAGACAATCTGCtaatttcttaaaaaaagttaCATCATCTGAAGTATCTTTAAATGACccaattgaaataattcaattaaaattagatttaCCACCTGAACAACAAAATGGTATTATGACTTCATcaagtaatttaaatttatcaactggtactttaccaccaccaacacaactatcatcatcaacatcagaATTAAAACCACAAAGAAAAGATTCATTTGGTTCTTCAATGACAACACCAGAAAAGAAAAGACcaacaaaaagaaatgtaaaattaatgatttatgaTTTTAGAATGCCATCAATTGATGTCTATTATCATACTCATCAATTCTTTTTATCAGAACGTGCATTTTATTTAGTTACTTATGATATCAATAAAGATTTATCACATAGTGGTTTGGAATTTTGggttgaatcaattaaaaagaaagcaCCAAATGCGCCAATCTATATAGTTGCAACTCATATAGATACTTTTAATCAATATGGTGGTGATATTTTAGTaccattaaatgaaattgatcaaTATTTAACTCAACGTTCATTAGAAGTCACTGGTGTAATTGGTGTTTCTTCAACAACTTTAagaaatattgatttattaaaaaatgaaataattcaaactttattaaatcaaagtaataataataataataataataataataataattataataataataaacaaagtaattcaatttcaacaacaaattggTTAAATGAAAGAATACCAAGCATTTATATAACATTAGAAACTAATTTACAAGAGGAAGCAAAGAAAAGACCAATTGTAACATGGGATGAATATCAAAATATTGCAAAGTTATCAAATTTTACAACTTCATCATATGAGAAATTAGTACGTGCTACAAATACATTAAATAGATGGGGTTCAATTATTTGGTTTGAAGATTCAAAATCTTCACTTAAAGATTTCGTCATTTTAGATCCACAATGGTTTAGTGATTGTTtctataaattattattagcaaAACATTCATTCATTAATTCCGAtggtattttattattaagtaatttaaaaaatatttggaaACCAAATATTGTACCAGAACAATTtcatattaaattattaaaacttttagaaagatatcaaattctttatactttaaaaaataattcaaatttacaacaattacaacaacaacaacaacaacaaaaatcatttggaaatttatcaaaagaaaatagtttaaattcaatgagttattcaattgaatcaagatcatcatcttcaccaTTACCAACAGTTGTAACCTTATCAGCTGAAATTTCATCTTCACCTTCATTAAGtttatcaaattcttcaCAATCTGTATTTactaatccaaataataataataataataagagtgaacaacaacaacaacaacaacaacaacaacaacaaccacaaccaatatcaacatcaccaaaaCTTTTaagaaattcattaaaaaatttaaaatcaattgaaaataattcatcttcattaagtaataatagtattttaaatagtaatagtaatagtagtggtaattTATTACAAAATGGTAGTTATATATCATTTAATCGTATAATTATACCATGTTTATTACCAAATGGTAAACCATCACATTTAGCTTCACTTTGGGACACATGGAGTGGTGAAGATGAACATCAAATTGGAagatattatcaatttagAAATATCTCAGCAAAGAATTGTTTCGAAAGGGTAATGGTTAGATTCCTCTATATGATGGAACCAATCGTTTATTGGAGTACTGGTATTCTCTTTAGAAAAACTCAAACCTATCGTGAAAACATCAAAGATAGTATGTCAAGTTGTGGCACATTGGTTGAATTTGATACAGTGactcaacaattacaaatccGTGTAAGAGGCCATGAATTTGATGCATGTGCAAAACTATTTCAAATCGTTTTAGAAAATGTTGATACCATCTTAAAGGATTATCAAATTAATCAATCACAAACTTATATACCTTGCTCATGTAGTTGCGAATGTCGTGATTTACCACACCTTTTcccaattgatttaattgaagaaaCTTTTGGTAAAGGTGAATCACATACAAAATGTCCAATCACTATGAAATTGGTTTCCCTTTGTAAAATTTCACCAGATATCACTCTATCTTCAGtatcttcaaataaaaaagtttcaaAAGAGGATTTAATCTATCAAGAGGaaattggtgttggtggtttTAGTCGTGTTTATAAAGGTatctataaaaataatacagtTGCAATTAAACAATTCAATTTCGAAAGAATGGATTTAATCGATTCAacaagttttaataatttaaatagtcTTACAATTTCACcttcaaattcttcattatcaatttctttatcttcttcaacttcatctttatcaccaccaattgtaaataataataataataataataatttaaataataatttaaataatttaaataataataataaactgtatatacaacaacaacaacaaactcaacaaaatcaacaacaacaacaacaacaacaacaacaacaacaacaacaacaacaacaacaacaacaacaacaacaacaacaacaacaacagcaacaacaacaacaacaacaaaatcagcAACAACCAAAGATTTTACAAAGAAATTTATCAACAAGTTCATTATCAAGTAATTCATCACAAGGTGAAGATTCAATGAATCAAATTTCAAGTGGTAAATTAAATgcaattaatgaatttagaAGAGAAGTTTGGTTAATGAGTGGTTTATCACATTCAAACATCGTATTGATGAAAGGATTTTGTTTTGAACCATATGCAATCGTAATGGAATATATGGATATAGGTagtttatcatcatttttgaaaaagaaaaaagaagatgGTCAAGTTTTAGATTGGCAAATGTTATTAAAGATTGTCACTGATATTGCCTCTGGTATGGCGTTTTTACATAATATCACACCACCATTGGTACATCGTGATTTAAAAAGTCCAAATATTCTATTGGCTTCTCATCCAACCAATCCAAATGAAATCTCGGCAAAAGTTTCAGATTTTGGTCTATCAAGATCAATTGTTCAAAACTTCTCTTCAAAGGTTGTCGATAATCCAACTTGGCAATCACCCGAAGTATTAAAAGGAATGGAATACAATGAAAAATCCGATATCTATAGTTTTGGTATGATTCTTTGGGAGTGCTATCATTTAGAGTTACCTTTTGATGAGTtcgattttaaatttatgaGCACTCTCGAAGATAATATCTTATCAGGTTTAAGACcatcaatcaatcaaaattGTAATAGAATGTATTCTTCTTTAATCACTAAATGTTGGAATGCTGATCCAAATTTACGTCcatcttttaattcaattttaaaaactttaaatgaaattaaagattcaaCAATCAATTcgaaataa
- a CDS encoding WD-40 repeat-containing protein produces the protein MSKTIKKKENKQEKESSSSSKLKQRNIKKEDNDDNNNKKITTTTTTTTTKAPIKTTDKIKLNYPVFCCSSSTNVKSPYIVTGGGGGNSKTGVPNAITLLKWNLEGSSSSEFQLIDQMDTEDCIPYVTFNDSKNQIAYPVGTICHIVDYKNDKLEKVLQFDINKNIPSNAYHLAIKATSSSPSLNDVKSNEANTNNENESTTTTTPSSASASSTPSLCSTTLTSLSTEIKLIKFNKDGDRIIIVDDKNLIKVWSLPSLNFIKIISPQHSGEITDIDIHPASSHILTTSRDCSAKIINLLNGKIEFTLLHKQKPKLVFRGCKFTSDGLYCYTAQSIPKGKNSIGCTVLSKWNFTTGKEESFKEVDIYHNTCFALSSDNKTIVIVTADAKITAYNSETFKPLDKWEPHDFVVTGACFSPDNSTIFSSSADYNCKSHRIGFGSKSNSTKLIKALFILAIIVLILSLIFAQINK, from the exons atgtctaaaactataaaaaaaaaagaaaataaacaagaaaaagaatcttcatcatcatcaaaattaaagcaaagaaatataaaaaaagaagataatgatgataataataataagaaaatcacaactacaactacaacaactacaacaaaagcaccaattaaaactacagataaaattaaattaaattatccaGTATTTTGTTGTAGTTCATCAACAAATGTAAAGAGTCCATATATTGTAacaggtggtggtggtggtaattcaAAAACAGGTGTTCCAAATGCAataacattattaaaatggaATTTAGAAGGATCATCCTCATCAGAGTTTCAATTAATCGATCAAATGGATACTGAAGATTGTATACCCTACGTTACATTCAATGATAGTAAAAATCAAATTGCCTACCCAGTTGGCACAATTTGCCATATTGTAGATTATAAAAACGACAAACTCGAAAAAGTTTTACAATTTGATATCAATAAAAACATTCCATCAAATGCATACCATTTGGCAATTAAAGCAAcctcatcatcaccatcattaaatgacgtaaaatcaaatgaagcCAATACCAATAATGAGAATGagtcaacaacaacaacaacaccatcatcagCATCAGcatcatcaacaccatcacTATGCTCAACAACATTaacatcattatcaacaGAGATTaagttaattaaatttaataaagatggTGATAGAATTATAATTGTTGATGataagaatttaattaaagtttgGAGTTTACCATCATTGAATTTCATAAAGATTATATCACCCCAACATAGTGGCGAGATCACTGATATCGATATTCACCCTGCATCAAGCCATATATTGACAACGTCACGTGATTGCTCGGCAAAGATAATCAATTTATTGAATGGTAAAATCGAATTCACTCTATTACATAAACAAAAACCTAAATTGGTTTTCCGTGGTTGTAAATTCACTTCGGATGGGTTGTATTGTTATACCGCTCAGTCGATTCCCAAAGGTAAGAATTCAATTGGTTGTACGGTTTTATCTAAATGGAATTTCACAACTGGTAAAGAGGAGTCATTCAAAGAGGTCGACATCTACCATAACACCTGTTTCGCCCTATCATCCGATAATAAAACCATAGTAATCGTAACTGCCGATGCCAAAATCACTGCCTACAACTCTGAAACTTTCAAACCACTAGATAAATGGGAACCTCATGATTTCGTCGTAACCGGTGCTTGTTTCTCTCCTGATAACTCTACCATCTTCTCCTCCTCTGCTGATTATAATTGTAAATCTCATAGAATTGGATTTGGTagtaaatcaaattcaacaaaat TAATTAAGGCGTTATTCATTTTGgcaataattgttttaattttatcattaatttttgctcaaatcaataaataa
- a CDS encoding dullard-like phosphatase domain containing protein encodes MEECSQISTIPDQESIDKVVTQISPHQKTMDPSSVGFVYHWMFSMMASALNFNKPTPLPTDNIILDNNEKDNSDGENFIRSSLGNIRLSASSEEPESDPFYTNNHHDSSDDDSDQQNQDKENDEIVNSNNNNNNINPNKCTKKDENNNNSIKTTQHINQNNFLTLPSSTTKKTLILDLDETLVHSTLKPVTHHQITVKVLIEDMDCTFYVIKRPHVDYFLEKVSQWYDIVIFTASMQQYADPLLDQLDTHKVFKKRLFRDSCLEKDGNFVKDLSMIDQDLTSTIIIDNSPIAYSNNLENALPIDNWMGDNPSDTSLLSLLPFLEIIRHVQDVRSILSLRLLNSQ; translated from the exons atggaagaaTGTTCTCAAATTTCAACAATACCAGATcaagaatcaattgataaagttgTAACACAAATTTCACCTCATCAAAAAACAATGGATCCATCGTCAGTGGGGTTTGTATATCATTGGATGTTTTCAATGATGGCATCAGCtttaaatttcaataaacCAACCCCTTTGCCAACCgataatattatattggACAACAATGAAAAGGATAATAGCGATGGTGAAAATTTCATCCGATCTTCATTGGGTAATATAAGACTCTCTGCAAGTAGCGAAGAACCTGAATCCGATCCattttatacaaataatcATCATGATAGCAGTGATGACGATAGTgatcaacaaaatcaagaTAAAGAAAACGATGAAATagtaaatagtaataacaataacaataatataaatcCTAATAAATGTacaaaaaaagatgaaaataataacaatagtatcAAAACAACACAAcatataaatcaaaataactttttaacTTTACCTTCTAGTACTACAAAGAAAAcattaattttagatttgGATGAAACTTTAGTTCATTCAACATTAAAACCAGTAACACATCATCAAATTACagttaaagttttaattgaagATATGGATTGTACATTTTATGTTATTAAAAGACCACATGTTGATTACTTTTTGGAAAAGGTTTCACAATGGTACGATATAGTAATTTTCACTGCCAGTATGCAACAATATGCCGATCCATTACTCGATCAATTAGATACTCATAaagttttcaaaaaaagattatttagaGAT tctTGTTTAGAAAAAGATGGAAATTTCGTAAAAGATTTATCAATGATTGATCAAGATTTAACTtcaactattattattgataattcaCCAATTGCATACTCGAATAACCTTGAAAATGctttaccaattgataattggATGGGTGATAATCCATCTGATACTTCTTTGTTATCATTGTTACCATTCTTGGAAATCATTAGACACGTTCAAGATGTTAGAAGTATCCTCTCTTTAAGGTTATTAAATTCtcaataa
- a CDS encoding dullard-like phosphatase domain containing protein produces the protein MDECTQISNVPDQESIEKVVTQISPHQKTMDPSSVGFVYHWMFSMMASALNLNKLPNINNENNLIIDNNNSNSINNNNILKNKKIKSENDSNNNNNNINENSTNKDGESCIQSLNEIILSSPECSSSSSSSSSLSSSLNIEESEKIKNCVDDCDHNQHQNEKQEKCINQDNNQNNNNNNTSTIQHFNEINSLNIQNLNQPKKTLILDLDETLVHSTLKPVTHHQITVKVLIEDMDCTFYVIKRPHVDYFLEKVSQWYDIVIFTASMQQYADPLLDQLDTHKVFKKRLFRDSCLEKHGNFVKDLSMIDQDLTSTIIIDNSPIAYSNNLENALPIDNWMGDNPSDTSLLSLLPFLEMIRHVQDVRSILSLRLINNMQ, from the exons atggATGAATGTACACAAATTTCAAATGTACCAGATcaagaatcaattgaaaaggTTGTAACACAAATTTCACCTCATCAAAAAACAATGGACCCATCTTCAGTGGGCTTTGTTTATCATTGGATGTTTTCAATGATGGCATCAGCATTAAACCTCAATAAATTACCAAacataaataatgaaaataatttaataatcgataataataatagtaatagtattaataataataatattttaaaaaataaaaaaataaaatcagaaaatgacagtaataataataataataatattaatgaaaatagtaCAAATAAAGATGGTGAAAGTTGCATTCAATCtttaaatgaaatcattttatcatcaccagagtgttcatcatcatcatcctcctcctcatcattatcatcatcattaaatattgaagaatccgaaaaaattaaaaattgtgtAGATGATTGTGACCATAATCAAcatcaaaatgaaaaacaagaaaaatgTATTAACCaagataataatcaaaataataataataataatactagtACAATTCAacattttaatgaaattaactctttaaatattcaaaatttaaatcaaccaaagaaaacattaattttagatttgGATGAAACTTTAGTTCATTCAACATTAAAACCAGTAACACATCATCAAATTACagttaaagttttaattgaagATATGGATTGTACATTTTATGTTATTAAAAGACCACATGTTGATTACTTTTTGGAAAAGGTTTCACAATGGTACGATATAGTAATTTTCACTGCCAGTATGCAACAATATGCCGATCCATTACTCGATCAATTAGATACTCATAaagttttcaaaaaaagattatttagaGAT tctTGTTTAGAAAAACATGGAAATTTCGTAAAAGATTTATCGATGATTGATCAAGATTTAACTtcaactattattattgataattcaCCAATTGCATACTCGAATAACCTTGAAAATGctttaccaattgataattggATGGGTGATAATCCATCTGATACTTCTTTGTTATCATTGTTACCATTCTTGGAAATGATTAGACATGTTCAAGATGTTAGAAGTATCCTCTCTTTGAggttaattaataatatgcaataa
- the pfdn6 gene encoding prefoldin beta-like domain containing protein yields the protein MSSTKAPVPPTQAEIQQIQDQLIKARDAFQVHETELQKLSASRSKLLTQLNENEMVKKEFDLLESEAKIYKLNGPVLFKQTKEEAENTITSRLDIINNNLKTIETNFKDIEKKAMEQRNKIFEYQNKIRSLTAPPPPQAQ from the exons ATGTCTTCAACTAAAGCACCAGTTCCACCAACACAAGCtgaaattcaacaaattcaagatcaattaataaaagcaAGAGATGCATTTCAAGTTCATGAAACAG aaTTACAAAAACTTTCAGCATCAAGATCTAAACTTTTAActcaattaaatgaaaatgaaatggtaaaaaaagaatttgatttattagaaAGTGAAGctaaaatttataaacttAATGGACCAGTACTTTTTAAACAAACAAAAGAAGAAGCAGAAAATACTATTACTTCTCGTTtagatattataaataataattt aaaaacaattgaaactaattttaaagatattgaaaagaAAGCAATGGaacaaagaaataaaatttttgaatatcaaaataaaattagaagTTTAAcagcaccaccaccaccacaagcacaataa